GATCCGGATCTTTAACAAAAGGTTGGTCCAACAAACAGCGTTCTGCAAAATGCTTTTTGACCATACCGTCTACAATTTTATCAATCATATCAGCTGGCTTGCCATCGGCTTTTGCTTTATCAACAAATTCTGCACGGATCTTGCTAGACTCTTCCTCTGGCACATCATCGGTGCTGACATACTGCGGCGCTGAAGCAGCAATATGCATAGATAAATCTTTTACAAGCTCAGTAAATAATTCGTTACGAGCTACAAAATCAGTCTCGCAGTTGACTTCTACCAACACCCCTATACGACTGTCGTGGTTGTAGGTTCCAACTACTCCAGCGCGGGCTTCACGTTCGCCACGCTTTTCGGCCTTAGTTAAACCCTTCTTGCGCATGGCTTCCAACGCCTTATCAAAATCACCACTAGTTTCTTCTAGAGCGGCTTTGGCATCCGTCAAACCTACACCCGTCAGATTCTTTAGCCTCTTAATATCATCAATCTTAATATTCGCCATCAATATTCTCCTTCATCAAAAATTACTGTCTACTTATCTTTGTCTTTATCTGCAGTTTTAGTAGTTGTTTTTGTGGCTGCTTTTTGATGTTTTACCTTACCGTTTTCGATTGCCGATTGAACATAGCCGACAATCAATTGAATCGTCTTGATCGCATCATCGTTAGCCGGAATAGGGTAATCAATATCTGTCGGGTCAGCGTTAGTATCAACTAAGGCGACAACCGGCAAACCAAGCTTACGTGCTTCACGTACTGCATTAATCTCGTGAATAATGTCTACCACAAATACAGCGCCAGGTTTGGCTTGCAATTCCTTAATACCACCGTACATGTGATTCATTTCGTCGATTTCTTCCTGAAACCGCTGCACTTCTAGTTTGCTATATTTAGCCTCTAGCTGACCACTCTCCATTTTGGACTCTTGATCTTTTAGGTGCTTAACACGCCCGCCAATAGTATTACGGTTGGTTAACATACCGCCAAGCCATCTTTCAACCACATACGGCATGCCGGTTTCTTCGGCAGCTTTTTTAACGACATCTCGCGCCTGTCGCTTAGTGCCGACCAATAGCACTTGCTTGCCCTGCGCAGTCGTATTTTCTAGAAACTTTAGGG
This portion of the Candidatus Saccharibacteria bacterium genome encodes:
- the rpsB gene encoding 30S ribosomal protein S2, whose translation is MATKAESASETKDVKDTKTTKATTTKVDPVRNKQTETKEDKTTTTGTKKVSNGVDIKQLLEAGAHFGHKTSRWHPKMAPYIHSKREGNHIIDLTKTVDKLEDALKFLENTTAQGKQVLLVGTKRQARDVVKKAAEETGMPYVVERWLGGMLTNRNTIGGRVKHLKDQESKMESGQLEAKYSKLEVQRFQEEIDEMNHMYGGIKELQAKPGAVFVVDIIHEINAVREARKLGLPVVALVDTNADPTDIDYPIPANDDAIKTIQLIVGYVQSAIENGKVKHQKAATKTTTKTADKDKDK
- a CDS encoding translation elongation factor Ts; protein product: MANIKIDDIKRLKNLTGVGLTDAKAALEETSGDFDKALEAMRKKGLTKAEKRGEREARAGVVGTYNHDSRIGVLVEVNCETDFVARNELFTELVKDLSMHIAASAPQYVSTDDVPEEESSKIRAEFVDKAKADGKPADMIDKIVDGMVKKHFAERCLLDQPFVKDPDQTVGEYVKENIAKLGENIVVRRFSRVALGEVA